AGAACGTCCTTCCAGAAAGGAGtgcaaaggagaaagagattgCTGTTGACCAGGAtggtcagggaaggcttcctgtaggaggtggGATTTAAGCTAGGCCCAGCAGGCTGCAGAGGATTTGGGTAGACAATTTTGAGTAATCTGTAGCCCTGGACAAAATGAGGCCAAAGTTTTTGTTAAAGAGAAAAGTGACTCTGGGGGACTGGTGGGAGATAAACCTGGAGAGTTATCTTAGAGCCACTTGGAGTGGCTCTTGGAGTGTCAGGTTAGGGAGTCTGGAATAAGAGAATGTTAGAAGTATGAGGGCCCTCAAAGACAGCAGGAGCAAGCCTTTGAAGGTTTTTGTGCAAGGGAGTGATATGATCAAAGCAGCAAGCTTTTGGGGAATCAAGTGGTGGCAAGCAGGGTGGGTCTCTAGAGTGAGCTGCTGAGGAAATTCAGATGAATTCTAGTTACTACACAAGGCAGTTGTTAGGAGAAGGTAAATGAGAAAGCAAACACTGCAAAAATGTGAGCTTAGCAAAGGAATAAAAACCAAACATACCTACGGTGGGGAAATCCTAGGCAGGATCCAGATGACAGGCCAAATGACAAAACACTTGAATATGACCTTCCCTTTGCTCTAGGCCCTCCAAGTGGAGTGTGACTGCTTGGAAGGACAGAGTCACAGGAGATTCCTCTTCTGTCagatgggagaaaaaaacatGCTTGCCCTGTCTCTCTCCATTACTGGGACATCTTGACCAAATGAGAGAACATATATAGCAATGCTTGGAAAACAAAAGCACCAAAGGGTAGACAATGTTGTTGGCTGACACAGACTGTGGGCCGGGAGCCAGAGGacccaatttatttatttgttgttttgttcctGCTCAGCTAATAATTAATTATGGGATTGGTCAGATCCCTCAAAACTCCCCTGAGCTGATGTTTCCATACCTGGAAAATAAATAGGTTTTCTTAACAGGCCCCTTAGCTCTAAGAGAGTATGAGTTCCTGATTAGTAGGAATATTCCATAATGCCAAGAACAAGTGATTTCTGGTGATCCTTCCTACCCTGCAGGATgctgagcattttttttaacctcatagGAAGtggttatgaagataaaattggATATTATGCATTaacacccccaccccccactacAAACACTAGCCATTGTGCTTGTTTTCTCTGGGTAAAGTAGGTTATGGGTGCCCAAGTGTTCTTTTCACATGCAGAGATagtaggatcatagaattttagaacacTCACTCTCTCCTTCTAGACCAAATGCTAGAAGCCTGAGCCTGAGAGCCCACCCACCCACCCTATAGAGCTATCCTTTGAAATCCttatattctttaaaatcatttttattgctcttttctatttacattgactagatttccccctttcctcctccttccttcccctttctagaAAACCATACcttagaatactttttttttttttttttttaagaaagaaaatcaggaaaactgatcaataaatattttgaaaaaatctgATATTCCATATTATTCGCTTTTCTACCCCCCACGAGACTCTCCTTCAGAGCAGGGGGAGATGTCATCCTCATTTTTTGGGGCCAAGCTTGTTCCTTCCGTGTCTCATGCCTTCATTTATCTGGGGTCACTTTGTGTCACTGGTTCTTTCCATTCACCGAGCTTGTGTATTGTTTCCTTGGCCCTCTGGGTTTCCCTTTGCACCAGCCTCTCCCTGCTTCTCCATTCGCTCTGGTATTGGTCATTTCTTCCATCCCATCCATGAACCACAATTTGGCTCCCCAGGGGGTCCTGCGGCTCTTGGTCGCACCAGGTCATGACACTCAGCATTTCGAACCTTGTGTCCCTTCTCTCTCAGAGTTTGGTTTGTGGCTTAATGTGTCCCGGAGTGGGAAGAGCCCTGGACCAAGATGTACAAAGCCTGGAGTCCAGCCTGGCCCTGGCCTCCATGAGCCTCCGGCCGGTCCCTTCTTTCTGGATCGGCCGCGGGttctttcttcataaaatgaGGGCATGGAGCTAGATGATCCTGGGGGCCCCCCAGTTTTGACCTTCTGTCATCCCCAAAGAGCAGGACTATTCTCTGGAACACTCGGGTGCCCTCCATGGTGCTCATCCACAGTACAGGCTCAGGAAACAAGAATGGATGGATTCAGTTCCACAAACAGTCATCAAATACCTCCCAAGTTCaaaggatacaaaaatgaaaagaaatggtaGAGATATACAACATTATACCACATTAAGTGAATAAGCACATTACAAGGCAGAATGTGGTGGGGGTGAAGGAGAGACCCAGGCTGTGGACAGTTGGAAGAGGAGGGGTTCCCTTCATTTTGGGGGTGGAaattgaggaagagaaaaggttCATCAGGTGGAAGGTGGGGGGAGACTTATCTGTGAGAGGTTTAGGAATAATATTGAGCAGCAGGGCTGGAAGCAGAGCGGCTTAGGCTAAGACACTGACAGGAAGTGCTCATTGGCTCTCCCGAGACATTTATAAGCTTCAGCTCAACCCAGCCCCAGGAGGCGGCTTTCTTTCTTGTCTCCTGATATCGCTGAGCAAGAGCGGGGCATTTTTCCCTAGAAATAGACCTAGCATTGCCAGAGAGGTTCAGATAAGAAGTAAGTGCAGTCCGTGCTGGGGATGGAGCAGGGTGGGCAACCGGGTGCACTCCTACCAGAAAAGACACATGGGTAGGCAGCCCATAGCACTTGAGAGCTCAGTCATGGAGCTCAACAGGGAAGCGGGCCGTTTTCGCCCTTGACAGCCTGCAGAGACAGGGACTGGTGAAGCCTTAGAGAATCCCAgcagttttctttataatccaacTCAACAAACATGGAGCATCTCTTGTGCTGggaatgctgggaatacaaagctTCTGGGGGGCTCTGAGGCTGAGGGGCACGAGATGCTTACATCTCTGCTGCAAAAATGACAGCGTTGGGTCAGATTAGCTCTTGGATCCTCCATCCAAGGGAGAGAAGCAAGAAAACTGACCCCGGGAGTTTGTGGgagaggccacatttgaactgagaAGGCTCATTGAGTTAGAGAGATGGGCTTCAGGAAATGTAGTTGGGGGAACAACTTAGCTGGGAGCATAGGGGTGGGGGTGCAGGTTCTGGTCCAGCTGTGAGATGCCGTGTGGTCAAAGTTAGACCAGAGTGTCAAGGGAGAGATGGCTGCCAAGGTAGGCTGGAGCGAGAgtgtagaaggaatcagatgcagggctttatttcttaaaaaaaatttgtcaggGAGGAATTTCCAAGTACTTTATGAATatgctggggtggggggggagggcttGTTCTTTAAAGAAAGAGGATTAAAGCTaggaaaagagagatgagagacagagagggagagagggaaaaagagagagtgaaTTTGTATTAAGGAGAACCAATTTGGTCCTCATCCTTACACTTACCTCATTCTCCCCTGTGCCTTTTCACCCGTTGAAGTCTTAAGTTCTtctgtcattatttgttcctaagAAGTAACATAGGACCTTTTTcatggtaggcacttaaatatttgtttaattgaatatgCTGGATTTAATTGGTGCAATTGGGAAAAGAGTCAGTCATTTTACTGCCAACTGAGCCcttgggaaaggagagaagatgaGGGAAAGCTGTCTAATCTAGTGGAAGTCTTAAGCACAAGGTCACCATTCCCACATTAAACTTCACTCTCCTCTCATCTCCTATTCTCCTGCTCTCTTCTTCCTTGactgcttttttcttcctcatttcttatctcttccccttcctttctttgttaccttttttctctcttctctttttcctcttctcttccatttccttttttcctcctcttttccctcttcccttcttcctttcttttttctctcttctatctcttctctccctcttttccttttttatctcttcccatctcctttttcctctcctcctgcctttctttttccttctctccctcttgtcTTCTCTGACGCTTCTTtgcctctcctctttctttttccttcccttcttcaccctttttcctttcctcatccttcctttcttcctcatcccctctcttctctctccctctaggGATGACGGGACCAAGACCAGTGGTTCTCAGTGGACCATCAGGTGCTGGGAAAAGCACCTTGTTGAAAAAGCTTTTTCAAGAATATGGCAACATTTTTGGCTTCAGCGTCTCCCGTGAGTACTGGGAGTTGATTGGGAAGTGGGAGGGTTGTCCAGCAGGAAGGAGGGCTCGGGCATCTCCACTGACTTTGCCTGAGAGGTGAGATTGGCTCCCAAGATGGAGGAGTATCCTGAGTCTTCACGGAGAGATGGCTCCCATCCTTGTCGCAGCCCCCAGTACAGAAGCGTTGAGAGCCAAGTCAGAGGGGCAGCTTTGCCATGAGGAGGGGGAGTTTCCTGGGGTGACCCTGAGGGAGCCTCTCCTTGCTTAGCCAGGCCGGTCTCAAGCACTGAGCCATAGTGGAGGGCTCTCTGTCCCGGGCTGGGCCATCTGATCAGGCCTGTGGGAGCTCAGGGACAGCATGAGGAGCTGTCAGGACACACCAGCAAGCCTTCCTTAGGACTTTCTGAGCCTTGCTCCTTGGTGGTGCCCCCCCAGCCCTGCCCGTGGATGAACAAGGGAGAAGTCCCAGGTTCTCTCTTTCCCGGGCCCCAAGGAGAGCTTAATGTTCTCTCAGAGCGGGGAGCCCCTGAGTCTATGGGGGATCAGTCTTAGGTTTCCAGAGGAAGTCACTGGTATGCTTTGTTACAGACACCACAAGGAGCCCGAGGCCCGGAGAAGAGAATGGCAAAGGTCAGTGCCCCTGGTTGTGGCTGGTGTTCCCCCCTCACATGTAGGGGACCTGTGGTCTGGGGGGCCCAggctcctctcttcccttccctctctgccCGGGGCGTGTCTTGCCCTTTTGCTCGGTTCAGTCGTTACTTGCCCTCAGCGCCATGTGCTGCTGTTAGGCCCTGGGTCTGTGAGGTTCACAGACAGAGCTAAGGTTTCACACGCAGTCCCTCTGATGCATCCTACGCCGCCTGGACCAGGCTCAAGGGTAGATGTTGTGCTGAAACATGAATTGCAGCATCTTCACAGACGAAGGATGCAGGAACACAGGTGGAAGCGGGTTTCCTGCCCCTTCTCTGCCCTTCCCATCCTCATCTAAACTAGAGAAAGGAAGTGGCTGCCCGTTCCCCGTCCCCAGGAGGGCGGCTCTCCGACAGGCTCAGCTGTGCCGAGAGGTGGTCTGCTGGGGCCAGGGCTGGATCCTCCTGATTTAACCCCGCATCCTCTGCCCCATCTTCTCAGCAGGCACAGCATGTGCCAGGAACGGGGCCGGCTTATGGGGAAGGGAGTTCATGGGGGGGATTAGTGGGGAATCAGGAAACAGGTGGCAGGCTTGGACTGGAACCCGGGGCCTCTGCCTCCTAATCCAGTGCGCTCTCTGCCACTGACTGTCCATCTCCTCTCCCTAAAAGACTCCTGAATCAGGGCACCCTGGGAGGGATGATGGCAGAGAAGGGAACAGGGAAGAGTTCTAGAGCCGGCGGCGGGGGGCCCTGCTCCTGCTCTGCCGCTCTGTGGAAGGTGCCGGGGGAGGGCGGGAGCGGAACAAGTGGCCTGCGGCCTTTTCCATTGTGCCCATGTGTGTTCCAGATTATCACTTTGTGACCAGGGAAGAGATGCAAAAAGACATCGAAGCTGGAGAGTTCATCGAGCACGCCGAGTTCTCAGGAAACATGTATGGGACCAGGTAGGTGCCAGCTTCCGTGCCAGCCCAGGCCTTCCCGGGGGAGGGGACCAGGTGGTGGGGAATGCCAGGCTGGTGCTCCTCCCCAGCATGGCGGCCTGGCCCGGGCCTGCTCACCTGCCTCCTGTGGGAGGTTAGTTGGGAGAGCTGTAGTCAGGCGTCCATCCCAGCGGCTATAGTACAGACCATGAGgtgggttttgttgttgtcattcacCCACGacactctcctctcctccccttcccttctgtGCCTTGGTTCTGGATGCCCCCTATGTGTAGAACAGACTGACCACGGGCCCCCTCCTCCCCCTAGTTCCTCCCAAGCTCAGTTCAGATGCCTTTGGTTAAGTGAAGCTTCCTCTGATTCCCACTAGGGGCCCCTTGAAATTAACCTCGTACCTGTGCACCCGTGTCTCCTGATGGAAGGGGAGCTCCCCGAGGGCAGGGACCTTTTATTTCCCTGGTAATGGGCATCCTATGTGCTATGGAAGTGCTGAGTCAGCTTGACCTCCAGACTAGGATTGGGGAGAGTGGGAGGAAATTTCTGGAGATTTTGGCTTATGTGAAGAAAAACTTCCTCCTGAAGTGAACTGTTCTTGAGTGTGAGGAGTCCCTCTCGGTGGCTCTTGGAGATCTGTGAAATCCTGCCCTGTCCCCCCCACTCGCCCCCCACCCACTCCCTGCCATGGCTGCCCTGTCAGCTCTGCCCAAAATAAGGAACAGACGGCGATGATTCAGGCATctcagagggaaggaggagggaagcagCGCCATGGGGCAGAGACCTGTACCCTGGCACAGTGCCAGCTGCGGGGAGACCCTGTGTATTTGTGTTGGGGGGCAGATGAGGGAAGAGCGAGGGAAAGAAAGcacagagaagtgaaatgagcgcctggggggcagggagggaggggagaggtacAGTCAAGTGTCCTGTCACTGATTCCTAAGGAGAGACCAGATAATCCCTGGGTGGGGGGAAGTGTTGGCTTGTGATGAGGCTCGAGAATTGGGGTGGGAGATCGGCCTATGTGAAGGAATGGGCAAACCCGAAATCTCTGGCAAAAAGGCACGTGTTGGCGCTGAGAAGCCAGCTTGCCAGGAATCGGACTTCTCGGTGGGCAGGGTCCTGTTAGGAAGGTAGCAGAGGTTAAGCTGGGAAGAGAATATCTTCGCCCACGGGCAAAGTCTGTTAAGAAGGCTGCAAAGATATCTGCTGCAGGCAGCTTGCtttgatctttgacccaggagagGGGGGCGACTGGTgagattttcaattcaatttaacattgTGTGAGATTACCtaactgggagtttgagccaCTGAGAGGTGCTTGTGGCAATTCAATGGAGGGTGATTGGCCAAGATCTCCGATTGACTGAGACCACTAAGCTGGGAGTTTGCAGACTTCTGGGGCCCCAAAAGATCTCAGCGTATGCCACTCGGACACCATTGGAACAGTCTTGTGAGCCATACAACGGGTCAGCTGAAAAAGCCGGCGCTCTTGCTGTCTCGAATGAGCAAAGGGACTGCTCTGGGAGGAGGCGGGTTGGTGCGAGTCACTGGCCAGGACAAGATGCTGGCTCACGCACCAGGGAGGGGAAGTAATGGGCTGCTCAGGACCATTTGAAGCACCTGGAGAGCCACGTTTACCCTGGAGGAGGCTTAGCAGGGACGAGTGTCCGTTCTTAAGTGTGAGAAGGGCCTGCTGCAGAAGAACTAGATGACTTTGGCCCCAGAAAGCAGAAGCAGAAGTCATGGGTGGAAGAAGGAGGGCtgtatttagtctttttttttttttcctcagtagcaTTTTATCCTTCCAAACACATCCCCTCcttcaaaaacattttgaaaataaacctTGAACAAATAAATTTACACAGTCAAACCAAGCAAGTCCTGCAGTGGCCGTGTCCACAAACGCACGTCTCATTCTGCACCCTGAGTCCACCATCTCTCTGGTGAATGTTGAGAAGCACCTTCGTCCTCAGAGTTGTTGGAGTCCTTCAGATGTGTTTATCTTTACAATGCTGCTGTTATCAGACtcattgttttcctggctctgctcccATGAGCTCACTTTCCATTAGGAGAGCTCAGCACGCCAGCTGCAAGGGGGCATGGGAAGAGCCGGAAGTCCTGAGCAGGCACCTCTTGGGAGGTACACAGCCCCGTGGAATCTGGGTGGGTGGGCTTCAGCCTGAGACACTGAGGAAAGCTGGGAGGaaggtgacttgcccacagttacTGCCACCAGGCAGGTATTCAGGCGAGGAATCGAGCCAAGGTCTCCTGAACACAAGGCCAGTGTTTTCCCTTCTCTACTCTGCTGCCTCCTCTTAGGGAACTACCTTAATAACTCTGCCTAACTATCCTTTAAGGCTTTATCTATGAATTTCAGTGTTTTGAGCCTAATTATGGGTGGCCCTGTGAATCAAAACTTGGAATAGCAaccatttatttaaacatttgatGGAGcggtacattttatttttttaaatagtttttaattttttcaaatacatgtaaagttacttttcaacatttatttttgtgacattttgttttctaaagttttctccttccctcctttatcttccccctctccaagacagcaagcaatgtgatataggttaaatatataaaatccttttaaacttatttacatatttctcaggttgtgaaagaaaaatcagaccaaaaagggggaaaaacacaagagaaaaaagttttaagatgaaaatagtatgttttgtctgataaacatagaaatatgtatagaagaattgcatgtttaacatagattgaattatttgctgtctggggggaagagagacaaatttggaacatcaggttttgcaagagtgagtgttgaaaagtatctttgcatatattttggaaataaaaagctatttaaaaaaaaaaagtatactttgattcacattcaggttccatagttctttctctgaatgtaatTGGCtttttctgtcccaagtctattgaatcattgcattgttgagaaaGCCAAGTCGATCATCAcgtaattttgttgttgttgtcctgTGTTCTTCtagatctgctcacttcactcagcatcagttcctctaGGTctccccaggcttttctgaattcagcTGAGCAGTGCATTTTATAGACCCAGGCAGGGAGGTCCCGGTGTGGGAAGTCTCTGGGAGACTGGCCGAGGGAAGCCTGAGAAGGAGGCGGGCTGCCCGCAGGTGGAACGTCTTCAGCCCAGGCCAAGGAGTTTGCATTTGGGAGACTGAGAGCTGGGCTTGGGTCTCTACCCGAGGAAGTGAGCCTGTTCATATCTGAAAGATgatggaaggaggagaggaaggcagaaagacttggagagcaTCTTAATGAGAGAAGTAGGGGTACAAATAGGCTGCTGCTGGTCCCAGGGAGAGCTCTTCCCAGAAATTCTTGGAGGACGCTGGGAGAAGGCAGAGTTGCTGGCCCTGGAAGCCAAGGGCTCTGGGTTCTAGTCTGGGTtctcctttctttgtaaaatgaaggggctgcaCTTGAGGCCCCTGCGGTCCTTCCCAGCTGTCCCATTGTGGGTTCTACGTAGCAGAAGGCTGGAGATGGGCGGACCTAGAACACCTTTCCGTTCCTTGCCTCCATTCACATGAGGTAGGTAGCACaggttttattatccccattgtatagatgagaaaactgagactcagagacaggaagtgacttgtccatggctTTATGAGCAAAATTAGATATTTATCACCTGTACTTTAACTTGCTTTTACTTGAGAGTTAAGTTGGAGGTGCTGGCAGCGAGAGCCTTGGTTAATGAGCAGCCGTGCCATCCCTCAGCCCTGGGAGTAATTGTCACACTAATGGACCTCTGGCAGGTCTGGGCGTGCTTGAGGGGCTGCTGTCATCCTGAGCTGTTCCTAAGTCCTGTCccgggagggaagagagggaaactTTGCTGCACCTTGGGGAGGAGCTCTTGGGACTCCTGCAACCCCCCCCACTTCCTTGTCAGCGGTCCCCAAAGTAATGAATGAGCAGAGTGATTAACCTCGCTCTCAGCAGGTCCTGGGGGCAGCGCCCTCCAGCAAGGACCCTCATGGGCTGCGGCTGCAGAGCGCCTGCTGGGGCTGCCCCCCTCTTGTGGCCACAGTCGGTTTAGCAGACGGGAAGCCCAGGCGGTAAAAAGGACTCGGGGCTGGGAAGAACCAGAGATTGAGTTCAGCCTCGTCActttaggaaggaaggaacaattGTGAGAGCTCGCAGCTTGCTCAGGATGTCCAGGTGCTAAGTGGCCACCGTCAGAGTGATACATACTTTTAAAGAACACAACGTAAATAACAAGGGGCGGGTTTCCTGTGCAAATGGGTCTGGGCTCTTGTTTGTGTGTTTGGCTGTATTAATCAGTGCCTCCTTTATGACCGATACATATCTCAGGGTTTGGGTTGGGGGGGGTTCAGTGATTATTGGCAAATAGCCAAAAGAAATTTGTTTCTTAGGCTACTGGTTCCCCTTTCTGTTTCCTTATAAAAGCTTCTATTGAAAAAGCCTAACTTTGGCCAAACCCAGGAGAAAAGAGGTTCCCTTAGCCAAGGCAGAGGGGAACAGCATGCAGAAAAACCGAGCCCTCTGGAACCAGAAAATAGCCGCAGAATTGGAAGCTGGATAGATTGGTGACATCCAGGAGGGAAAAGGGCCGGTGTGGGGGTGGTAGGGGAAACGCCGCTCTGGAGTCCAAAGAAGCAGGCAAAAATCCCCGTTCCTGGCCTGGGGGCAGGCTCCTCCTCTCAGGAAAATGCCTGGTAGAGTACAGGTGGCCGTAACTGTGAGAGCTCCTATGGGGCCCAAAGCATCCACAAGAGCACGCCCGCCCAGTTGTCCCGTGGCCCGAATATCCAGAAtattgagggaaggaagggaaaggtgaAGAGAGTGCAGGCCCAGCTGAGGAGGCCCCAGAACGCCGCCCGCGGAGTCTGCAATTTGCCCGTGGGCGGCGGGGGAGCAGTTTGAGGAGGGGCACGATAAATCAAAGGGGTGTTTTAAGGAGATGGCCGTGGCAGAGGGTGAATTTAGGAGGGGCACAGAAATGGAAGTAGCCACAGAATCCAAGTGTTAGACCTCCACGGCCATCTAGTCCAAGCCATACCTTAAAGAATCCCCCCTAGAAAAATCAAGGCAGCCCGACTTGAGGTGGTGGGAAAGGAAGGGACGGATCCCAGAGGGGCTGAGCAGGAAGAAGCTAGCGGGTTTGCTCGGGGGTGacgatggagaaagaaaggagtctTCGTTCCGAAGCTAAGGGAGAAAATAGAGGCTGCTTGGTGGTCTAAGGCACCGAGCCCGGCCTGGGgtcactagctgtgagaccctggtcAAGACTCAGGGCGCcgccgagaaaaccccaaatggggtcaaactGTGCTTGATGCTGGAGACACAGGGTAGTGGTCACCTTCTCCACCGAGAGGACCCCAGGATGTTTGGAATGATTGGGCAGGAAGAGGGAGGAACCAAAGGTGCCTGAGGCTTTATCTGACTGGCTGTGTGTGTAATAACGGTGACCGTGGAGAGCTGTGTGTCTGTCCGTGTCtgcgtgggggaggggagaagaacgCAGAGATGTCCCTGGGAGTCACTGGTGTCCAGGCCAAAGCATCGCTAGGTCACGGCTTGTAAAGGGACGGGCGGGTCTAAGTTCACATCTGAAGCTCACCGGCGGCATGATTTTGGGCAAGACTTTTTCCTGTCCATGACCTGGGGATAGGAACCTTTACCATCAGTTTCTTCATGGGGTCACAGTGAAAAAAGGCATTTTGTGAGCTTCACAAGTACAGGCTTAAGGGAATCTAATAATGACGCTGCCACAAGTCTGAGGTGAGGTGGCGGTATCCCCAGAGGCTACAGATGAAGGGAAGACGCCCCTCTCGGGGGCAGCCTGACGAGGGGGTCTCTGAGCTGGAAgccagggggggagggggggtgtcTCTGACTTGAAGGATGgggggggtgagggtgggggggTGTCTGTGAGCTGGAGGGGGGGGGAGTGGGGCGGGGTGGTCTTTGAGCTGGAGgacagggggggaggggggacctCTGAGCTGGAGGAGGGGGGGTGTCTCTGACTTGAAGGATGGGGGGGTCTTTGAGCTGGAGGACGGGGGTAGCCGCAGTTGGGCTCCGGAGGTGTTGACCACAGCTGAATGGCCTCCCTGCAGCAAAGCTGCCGTGCAGGCCGTGCAGGCGATGAACCGGATCTGCGTGCTGGACATAGACCTGCAGGGGGTGAGGAACATCAAGAAGACCGAGCTGCATCCCATCTATATCTCCATCCAGGCGCCATCCCTGGACATCTTGGTATGCTTCCTCCTGGACCCCTGCAGGGCTGAGGGGGGCCCACGTGGTCTCCCCAGCGATTGGGGAGCTTTGGGCTTTTCACAGAAGGGCGCCCGAGGGCTgcccggggagggggagggaagaagagaggtcaGCGTCCCCTTCTTGGGGCGGCTCCGGCCCTGGAAGCTACTCCTTGATTTGTGGTACAGCTTCCCATCTGAGGAAGGGCTTGCCTCGTTTTCTGGGTCTCGATGCTCCCTGGGGCCGgcccatttcccttttttgttcccAGCTTTGACCTTGACTTGTTCTGTCCTGTGGTTCCAGTTCAGCAGCCGGCTTTTCCTTCTTAGCCTGTCAGGCCCCCTGGGGCATCCAGCCGCTGATCCCTTGGTCGGGCtcagggagagggggaagggaagctTCCCCCAGGCCTTGCCAAAGgacacccccacccccccacccccacgcGCAGCGCCCCACCTGTTCTGAGGCAGCCGTCTGAAGCGGGACCCCGAAAAGGGCAGTCCCTTCTAGCCTGAGCTGGGTGCCAGCCCCTTTGTCTGGAGGTGCTCCTTGTTCTCCGGTTGGAGACAGGAGGACGGCGGCCTTGGGCAGGGCGCCTGCGGGGGAGGATCACCATCGAGGCTGCCCTCATTGACAGAACAGACAAGGGGGGGCGGGGTTTGGTCTGGGGTTCTCTCCCTGGGAGCTCCCGAGGCCATGTCTGAACCGGACGTTCTTGACTCTCACTGCTCTGCGCTCTCCTCTGGTAACAAGTCATGGCTGGAGGTGTCAGGCAGACAGTGCCCAAAGTGGGCCCGGGGCCGGCCTTGTGTGACCGCCCCAGACTCCCTGCCGCTGCGAGGGTCTGGGGCTGGGGGAGGGCGCCTCCTGAGCCCCGAGGGCCTGGGGGGTCACGAGCTCGTCGTGCCTTTCAGGAGAAACGGCTGAGAGACCGGAAGACTGAGACGGAGGAGAGCCTGCAGAAGCGGCTGGCGGCTGCCGC
This sequence is a window from Sminthopsis crassicaudata isolate SCR6 chromosome 1, ASM4859323v1, whole genome shotgun sequence. Protein-coding genes within it:
- the GUK1 gene encoding guanylate kinase isoform X1, with the protein product MSWRVWLKLAVAAGAASASASTVGARTAGEGMEGEGGDGRPQAGAPLPPRRSPGAVQEPGRDSQGMTGPRPVVLSGPSGAGKSTLLKKLFQEYGNIFGFSVSHTTRSPRPGEENGKDYHFVTREEMQKDIEAGEFIEHAEFSGNMYGTSKAAVQAVQAMNRICVLDIDLQGVRNIKKTELHPIYISIQAPSLDILEKRLRDRKTETEESLQKRLAAAAADMESSKEPNLFDLIIINDDLDEAYLMLRKVLAEEIKKAQQPHES
- the GUK1 gene encoding guanylate kinase isoform X2, with the translated sequence MSGSPGLAASRGRCHASPERNPSFAISFLGSPGMTGPRPVVLSGPSGAGKSTLLKKLFQEYGNIFGFSVSHTTRSPRPGEENGKDYHFVTREEMQKDIEAGEFIEHAEFSGNMYGTSKAAVQAVQAMNRICVLDIDLQGVRNIKKTELHPIYISIQAPSLDILEKRLRDRKTETEESLQKRLAAAAADMESSKEPNLFDLIIINDDLDEAYLMLRKVLAEEIKKAQQPHES
- the GUK1 gene encoding guanylate kinase isoform X4, with protein sequence MSLKTALGEGICVLLAGMTGPRPVVLSGPSGAGKSTLLKKLFQEYGNIFGFSVSHTTRSPRPGEENGKDYHFVTREEMQKDIEAGEFIEHAEFSGNMYGTSKAAVQAVQAMNRICVLDIDLQGVRNIKKTELHPIYISIQAPSLDILEKRLRDRKTETEESLQKRLAAAAADMESSKEPNLFDLIIINDDLDEAYLMLRKVLAEEIKKAQQPHES
- the GUK1 gene encoding guanylate kinase isoform X5, whose protein sequence is MTGPRPVVLSGPSGAGKSTLLKKLFQEYGNIFGFSVSHTTRSPRPGEENGKDYHFVTREEMQKDIEAGEFIEHAEFSGNMYGTSKAAVQAVQAMNRICVLDIDLQGVRNIKKTELHPIYISIQAPSLDILEKRLRDRKTETEESLQKRLAAAAADMESSKEPNLFDLIIINDDLDEAYLMLRKVLAEEIKKAQQPHES
- the GUK1 gene encoding guanylate kinase isoform X3; translation: MSWRVWLKLAVAAGAASASASTVGARTAGMTGPRPVVLSGPSGAGKSTLLKKLFQEYGNIFGFSVSHTTRSPRPGEENGKDYHFVTREEMQKDIEAGEFIEHAEFSGNMYGTSKAAVQAVQAMNRICVLDIDLQGVRNIKKTELHPIYISIQAPSLDILEKRLRDRKTETEESLQKRLAAAAADMESSKEPNLFDLIIINDDLDEAYLMLRKVLAEEIKKAQQPHES